From the genome of Triticum aestivum cultivar Chinese Spring chromosome 3B, IWGSC CS RefSeq v2.1, whole genome shotgun sequence, one region includes:
- the LOC123070794 gene encoding F-box protein At5g03100 — MARPPAAANLKRKRKRRRRPKAGKGAATDLPDFFSNLPDDVVLAIANRLPTRLAVTLSVLARRFRHLPTLYTRLDSLRFSGPASPVPLPAGQPKLLRRLDIAPPKRIKPSALRHVINAAANHGLSELAVRLHRRVCLPKKVFAIRSLAVLSLNTCSVPPLPAVACARLRTLKLHRVYIKQVVLTAILSAATGLHTLEMVHCTGLDAGCTVESLTVRSFLFMPNVKQRQVTLRAPGLRTITLHTRPKTQKVHLEPSPDVSKAYLHVAKSQEKVLFRMRPFLDAATGLASLTLRGIAVKLLAGEYKDIAKLPITFEGLRILSVSLDFSRESEAVFLVKLLQSCPSLQQLTVSAAENKKTEASFSFADHKKMLAKASCLTNSLLKIKFLGFKSGEYEKDLLVFLLNRTNKLKKIGVQFPESEEAAVKWALTVRPAPIERRSTLFNKGYLQLEYTR; from the exons ATggcccgcccgcccgccgccgcgaaCCTCAAGCGCAAGCggaagcgccgccgccgccccaaggcTGGCAAGGGCGCGGCCACCGACTTGCCCGACTTCTTCTCCAACCTCCCCGACGACGTCGTGCTCGCCATCGCCAACCGCCTCCCGACCCGCCTCGCCGTCACGCTCTCCGTCCTCGCCCGCCGCTTCCGCCACCTCCCCACCCTCTACACCCGCCTCGACTCCCTCAGGTTCTCCGGGCCGGCCTCCCCGGTCCCGCTGCCCGCCGGCCAGCCCAAGCTCCTCCGCCGCCTCGACATCGCCCCGCCCAAACGAATCAAGCCCTCAGCCCTCCGCCACGTCATCAACGCCGCCGCCAACCACGGCCTCTCCGAGCTCGCCGTCCGCCTGCACCGCCGCGTCTGCCTGCCCAAGAAGGTCTTCGCCATCCGCTCTCTCGCCGTGCTATCCCTCAACACCTGCAGCGTGCCGCCCCTCCCCGCCGTCGCCTGCGCCCGCCTCCGGACGCTCAAGCTCCACCGCGTCTACATCAAACAGGTGGTCCTCACCGCCATCCTCTCCGCGGCGACCGGGCTCCACACGCTGGAGATGGTACACTGCACGGGCTTGGACGCCGGATGCACGGTGGAGTCGTTGACCGTGAGGAGCTTCTTGTTCATGCCCAACGTGAAGCAGCGGCAGGTCACGCTGAGAGCGCCGGGGCTGAGGACAATCACGCTTCACACGCGACCCAAGACGCAGAAGGTGCACCTGGAGCCTTCGCCGGATGTCAGCAAGGCATACCTGCACGTCGCCAAGTCCCAGGAAAAGGTTCTCTTCAGGATGCGGCCGTTCTTGGATGCTGCCACAGGGCTAGCTTCCCTCACGCTCAGAGGCATTGCTGTGAAG ttgTTAGCTGGTGAATATAAAGATATTGCAAAGTTGCCAATTACATTTGAAGGGTTGAGGATATTGTCAGTGAGCTTAGATTTCTCGCGTGAATCAGAAGCTGTTTTCCTGGTGAAGCTGCTTCAGAGCTGTCCTAGCCTACAGCAGTTGACCGTCTCG GCTGCTGAAAATAAGAAGACAGAGGCGTCCTTTAGTTTTGCTGATCACAAGAAGATGCTTGCAAAGGCATCATGCCTAACTAATAGCCTGTTGAAGATCAAGTTTCTTGGGTTCAAGTCTGGAGAATATGAGAAGGACCTCCTCGTTTTCCTATTAAATCGAACCAATAAGCTGAAGAAGATTGGGGTGCAGTTTCCAGAAAGCGAAGAAGCCGCTGTGAAGTGGGCTTTAACTGTGAGGCCAGCCCCAATCGAGAGAAGATCTACTCTGTTCAACAAGGGCTACCTGCAGTTGGAGTATACTCGATAG